A stretch of the Zonotrichia albicollis isolate bZonAlb1 chromosome 31, bZonAlb1.hap1, whole genome shotgun sequence genome encodes the following:
- the LOC102060904 gene encoding uncharacterized protein LOC102060904 isoform X3 — protein sequence MDRDGTGKGDGDATSPGPFPATPWAAPPFPVADPGACSGPGPELVPGLLRQRSVPKVSPVSMELQELSPALLQPQITMVAVLGELLDTLPSLDEMTLLVSPLHLYWDLMDFTNELRDSLYCIDDTWRHRNFISDDDDPPASLSQALATHKSSRCTRWICLRMKAWKWPRSVAALEDRWAELARRATKLSNACRDLATKAADRAATATTRARELQDEAARYWTAQENMVKFCQALGREEGAEVVVRHEAQVRREAMVAASESRRATMVRQRLEVALGLLERLVAACDEATAFPRELQRLLRDIEAALKGTNEASPKVSEDLVAKVAVAEQLWEANARLAQDHLVGTLQDIIKFYFHDGSTICSAREVAEQCQRAIEDIPRLLRSLECLQSVPRVSPVSMEPQELSLALLQPQVTVVAILGELLATLLRRAEMTLLVSTVSLYRDLEDFTRELQATLYPMDGTWWRPDVPVDDDDPPVSLSQALAAYKSTPVSTWFDVKMEASEWQRSVDVVVDRRAQLARKATKLHHTCRVMVTEAGYRAATATARARELQDEAARYGTAQENMVELGQALGREEGAEVVAMHGAQVRREAMVAAREATRATMVRQRLEVSLGLLEHLVTACDEATVFPRELQRLLWVTRAILKGTNELFPSVPNALVAKVAVAEQLWKTNTRLAKDHLGKTLPDVIEFLFNGGLDSPSACGVAERCQRATEDIPRLLRPPECPQGVPKVSPLSMELQELSLALLQPQVTIVAILGELLATLPRRDEEMLLLMSPLHLYWDLEEFTNELRTTLYCIDDTWRRHNVTMDDDDPVTSLSQALAAYKSMPWISQNHVTMAVRKWQGLVAALVDRWAELARKASELRNTWREAVTEAATGRARELQAMAARDGTAQENMVELGQALGWEEGAEVVAGHESWVRREAMVAASEATRATMERQWLDVSLGLLEHLVAACDEATAFPRELQRRVGDIKAALKGTNEASSDVPNALIAKVAVAKWLWEANARLVKDHLGGTLQDIIDFYYGCAPDSPRCRGVAEWCQRAIEDIPRLLRPPERPQGVPKVSRESMDPQELSPALLQPQVTVVAILGELLATLPSLDAMMMLLLSPSCLYWDLIDFTRELQTTLYHFDAAWWCRSVTFNGDDPPTSLSRTVAAYKSTRWTTSFHVRRATSKWQRSVSVLVNSWAQLARAATELRNTCRDLATKAADRAATATTRARALQDEAAHDGTGQENMVELVKALGGEEGAEVVSGHEAQVRREARVAASEATRATMVRQRLEASLGLLERLVTACDEASAFPRELQRLLRDTKATLEGTKTQSINVAENLVAKVAVAERLWEANAHLAKDHLVATLDDITKFLFPGRLASPSACEVAEWCQRVIEDIPRLLEPLEHPQSISTVSPETMEIEELSLALLQPQVTVVATLCELLATLPNLDEEMLLPMSPEGLYSDLQNFTSELQESLYYIDDTWWRRNVTWDYDDPPTSDNDDDDDDSSTYDGDDPPTSLSQALAAYESTPWTRCKRVAMEASKWQWSVSVLVDRWAELVGKASKLRKACRNLATKAADRAATATSRARELQAMAAHYGTAQENMVELAQALGGEEGAEVVAGHESWVRREARVAASKATRATMVRQRLEVALGLLERLVAACDEATAFLEELQHRVGDIKAALKGISEASPNVPKDLVAKVAVAERLCEANARLAKDHLLGALDDIIAFDCRFLSRFADDVAEQVAERCQRAIKDIPRLLRYLDHPQGVPKVSPMTMELQELSPALLQPQVIVVAIVGELLATLPNLDGEMLLVSPGCLYQELEEFTRDLWVTLYHTDATWCCRNVTSNDDDRLTSLSQALAAYKSIPWTTWDDVIMVASKWQRSMDEPVNSWAELARKATKLRNTWKEVVTDAADRAAFYTARARALQDEAARYGTAQENIVELGQALGREEGAKVVAGYEAWVRREIKVSASQATRATMERQQAGVALGLLERLVAACDEATAFPRELQRLVRDIEAALKETNEASPDVPEDMVAKVADAERLWEANACLANDHLAETVRDIIKFLFPGGPASLSAHEVAERCQRAIEDIPRLLQPLECPQGVPKESPVTMELQEVSPPQLSPALLQPQVTVVAILGELLATLPSEDEINLLFMCPSDFYRDLKVLTWELQDTRHCIEDWRHRTVTWDDDDPVTSLSQALAAWESTPGTSQKRLTVAARNWQGLVNALVNSWARLARAATKLPNACRDLATKAADRAATATARARELQDAAAHYGTAQENMVELVKALGGEEGAEVVAGHEAQVWREARVAASEARRAIMVRQQLEASLGLLESLGAACDEASAFPRELQRLLKAIKAALKGTNEASPKVSEDLVAKVAVAEQLWEANARLAKDHLEGALQGSVDFYFNGDGPTSPSACGVAEQCQRAMEYIARLLRPPEHPQSVPKVSPVSMELQELSPALLQPEVTAVAILGELLASLPRWDEEMNLHVPKCLYWDLKNFTSHLCFTLYCTDNTWWRHSVTSGDDDPVTSLSRALAACESTRGTTWDNVIKAASKWQRSVSMHVNRWAELARTATKLRNACREVVTEAADREASARAWARDLQALAARDGTVQENMVELGEALVREEGAKVEDRYETQVRREARVAAREATRATMERQQAEAALGLLEHLVAACDEATAFPQELQRLLWDTKAALKGRSEASPNVPDDLVAKVAMAEQVWEAKRHLAKDHLLRAVPGTSKFYFTGGPASPSACEVAERCQRAIEDIPRLLRPPEHPQSVPNVSPVSMELQETSLSQLLEALVSVVATLGKVTATVTGPHRGVRRCVPPKLLHAALRIFTWSLRKALEHPSVTSLGQALATLGATPGATWADVRAAGSAWRELVSACEERWKQLVEEITKLRDACEDAALAWARDQQDKATRRGTAGDNLAATAQQLMVALDRDEEASVGATRDAQVAMATNEAMGEAVVASRRARAAIRRRHWAEVALEPLQRLVDACDKGTEFISYMQCQLRDIEAALEGTKEASPNVPEDLVAKVAKAEQLWEASACLFKHHLLGTLGDIHDLLLSPYGGRGGPDGPGSHAVTKQCQKAIEDIPKLLQDSDITTAMSSSQ from the exons ATGGACAGGGACGGTACTGGAAAGGGCGACGGTGACGCCACATCGCCCGGCCCCTTTCCGGCCACTCCCTGGGCGGCTCCGCCTTTTCCCGTCGCCGATCCCGGGGCCTGTTCTGGGCCGGGACCGGAGCTGGTCCCGGGGCTCCTTCGCCAGCGGAgcgtccccaaggtgtccccagtgagCATGGAGCTCCAAGAG ctgtccccggccctgctgcagccacagatcACCATGGTGGCCGTCCTAGGCGAGCTGCTGGacaccctgcccagcctggacgAGATGACTCTGCTCGTGTCCCCATTGCACCTGTACTGGGACCTGATGGACTTCACCAATGAGCTCCGCGACAGCCTGTACTGCATTGATGACACCTGGAGGCACCGTAATTTCATCTCCGATGATGATGACCCCCCCGCCTCCCTGAGCCAGGCCCTGGCCACCCACAAGAGCAGCCGATGCACGCGCTGGATCTGTCTGCGAATGAAGGCCTGGAAGTGGCCGCGGTCAGTGGCTGCACTCGAGGACAGGTGGGCCGAGCTTGCCAGGAGGGCTACCAAGCTCTCCAATGCCTGCAGGGATTTGGCCACCAAGGCGGCCGACAGGGCGGCCACCGCCACCACCCgggccagagagctgcaggatgAGGCTGCCCGTTATTGGACAGCTCAAGAAAACATGGTGAAGTTTTGtcaggccctgggcagggaggagggggctGAGGTAGTGGTCAGGCATGAAGCCCAGGTGAGGAGAGAGGCCATGGTGGCTGCCAGTGAATCAAGAAGGGCCACCATGGTGAGACAGCGGCTGGaggtggccctggggctgctggagcgctTGGTGGCCGCGTGTGACGAAGCCACCGCGTTCCCCCGGGAGCTGCAGCGCCTGCTGAGGGACATCGAGGCCGCCCTGAAGGGGACAAATGAGGCATCCCCCAAAGTCTCTGAGGACTTGGTGGCCAAGGTGGCCGTGGCcgagcagctgtgggaggccaACGCCCGCCTGGCCCAGGATCACCTGGTGGGGACACTTCAAGACATCATCAAGTTTTATTTCCATGATGGTTCCACCATCTGCAGTGCCCGTGAGGTGGCTGAGCAGTGCCAAAGAGCCATCGAGGACATCCCAAGGCTCCTTCGATCCCTGGAGTGTCTccagagtgtccccagggtgtccccagtgagCATGGAGCCCCAAGAG ctgtccctggctctgctgcagccacaggtcacTGTGGTGGCCATCCTGGGCGAGCTGCTGGCCACCCTGCTGAGGCGGGCTGAGATGACGCTGCTTGTGTCCACAGTGAGCCTGTACCGGGACCTGGAGGACTTCACTAGGGAGCTCCAGGCCACTCTGTATCCCATGGATGGCACCTGGTGGCGTCCAGATGTCCCTGTGGATGATGATGACCCTCCCGTCTCCCTCAGCCAGGCCCTGGCCGCCTACAAGAGCACCCCAGTTTCCACCTGGTTTGATGTGAAAATGGAGGCCAGCGAGTGGCAGCGGTCAGTGGATGTGGTTGTGGACAGGAGGGCCCAGCTGGCCAGGAAGGCCACCAAGCTCCACCACACTTGCAGGGTGATGGTCACTGAGGCAGGCTAcagagctgccactgccactgcccgggccagggagctgcaggacgaGGCTGCCCGTTATGGCACAGCTCAGGAAAACATGGTGGAGCTGGGtcaggccctgggcagggaggagggggccGAGGTGGTGGCCATGCATGGAGCTCAGGTGAGGAGAGAGGCCATGGTGGCTGCCAGAGAGGCAACAAGGGCCACCATGGTGAGACAGCGGctggaggtgtccctgggtCTGCTGGAGCACTTGGTGACTGCATGTGACGAAGCCACCGTGTTCCCCCGGGAGCTGCAGCGCCTGCTCTGGGTCACCAGGGCCATCCTGAAGGGGACAAATGAGTTgttccccagtgtccccaatgcctTGGTGGCCAAGGTGGCCGTGGCCGAGCAGCTGTGGAAGACCAACACCCGCCTGGCCAAGGATCACCTGGGGAAGACACTTCCAGACGTCATTGAATTCTTGTTCAATGGTGGTCTTGACAGCCCCAGTGCCTGTGGGGTGGCCGAGCGGTGCCAAAGAGCCACTGAGGATATCCCAAGGCTCCTTCGACCCCCggagtgtccccagggtgtccccaaggtgtccccattGAGCATGGAGCTCCAAGAG ctgtccctggccctgctgcagccacaggtcacCATAGTGGCCATCCTGGGTGAGCTGCTGGCCACCCTGCCCCGTCGGGACgaggagatgctgctgctcaTGTCCCCATTGCACCTGTACTGGGACCTGGAGGAATTCACCAATGAGCTCCGGACCACCCTGTACTGTATTGATGACACCTGGAGGCGCCACAATGTCACCATGGATGATGATGACCCTGTCACCTCCCTGAGCCAGGCCCTGGCTGCCTACAAGAGCATGCCATGGATCTCCCAGAACCATGTGACAATGGCAGTCAGGAAGTGGCAGGGGTTGGTGGCTGCACTTGTAGACAGATGGGCTGAGCTGGCCAGGAAAGCCTCTGAGCTCCGCAACACCTGGAGGGAGGCGGTCACTGAGGCGGCCACTGGCcgggccagggagctgcaggccaTGGCTGCCCGTGAtgggacagctcaggaaaacatggtggagctgggtcaggccctgggctgggaggagggGGCCGAGGTGGTGGCCGGGCATGAATcctgggtgaggagagaggcCATGGTGGCTGCCAGCGAGGCAACAAGGGCCACCATGGAGAGACAGTGGCTGGAcgtgtccctggggctgctggagcactTGGTGGCCGCGTGTGACGAAGCCACCGCGTTCCCCCGGGAGCTGCAGCGCAGGGTTGGGGATATCAAGGCCGCCCTGAAGGGGACAAATGAGGCATCCtctgatgtccccaatgcctTGATTGCCAAGGTGGCTGTGGCCAAGTGGCTGTGGGAGGCCAACGCCCGCCTGGTCAAAGATCACCTGGGAGGAACACTTCAAGACATCATCGACTTCTATTACGGTTGTGCTCCTGACAGCCCCCGTTGCCGTGGGGTGGCAGAGTGGTGCCAAAGAGCCATCGAGGACATCCCAAGGCTCCTTCGACCCCCAGAgcgtccccaaggtgtccccaaggtgtcccgaGAGAGCATGGATCCCCAAGAG ctgtccccagccctgctgcagccacaggtcacTGTGGTGGCCATCCTGGGTGAGTTGCTGGCCACCCTGCCCAGTCTGGACGCAATGATGATGCTGCTCCTGTCTCCAAGCTGCCTGTACTGGGACCTGATTGACTTCACCAGGGAGCTCCAGACCACCCTGTATCACTTTGATGCCGCCTGGTGGTGCCGCAGTGTCACGTTCAATGGCGATGACCCTCCCACCTCCCTGAGCCGGACCGTGGCTGCCTACAAGAGCACCAGATGGACCACCAGTTTCCATGTAAGACGGGCGACCAGCAAGTGGCAGCGGTCGGTGTCTGTGCTCGTGAACAGCTGGGCCCagctggccagggcagccaccgAGCTCCGCAACACCTGCAGGGATTTGGCCACCAAGGCGGCCGACAgggctgccactgccaccactcgggccagggccctgcaggacgAGGCTGCCCATGATGGGACAGGTCAAGAAAACATGGTGGAGCTGGTTAAGGCCTTGGGTGGGGAGGAGGGGGCCGAGGTGGTGTCCGGGCATGAAGCCCAGGTGAGGAGAGAGGCCAGGGTGGCTGCCAGCGAGGCAACAAGGGCCACCATGGTGAGACAGCGGCTGGAggcgtccctggggctgctggagcgctTGGTGACTGCATGTGACGAAGCCTCTGCGTTCCCCCGGGAGCTGCAGCGCCTGCTCAGGGACACCAAGGCCACCCTGGAGGGAACAAAGACACAGTCCATCAATGTTGCTGAGAATTTGGTGGCCAAGGTGGCCGTGGCTGAGCGGCTGTGGGAGGCCAACGCCCACCTGGCCAAGGATCACCTGGTGGCGACACTTGATGATATCACCAAGTTCTTGTTCCCTGGACGTCTCGCCAGCCCCAGTGCCTGTGAAGTGGCCGAGTGGTGCCAAAGAGTCATCGAGGACATCCCAAGGCTCCTTGAacccctggagcatccccagaGCATCTCCACGGTGTCCCCAGAGACCATGGAGATTGAAGAG ctctcccttgccttgctgcagccacaggtcacCGTGGTGGCCACCctgtgtgagctgctggccaccCTGCCTAATCTGGATGAGGAGATGCTgctgcccatgtccccagaggGCCTGTACTCGGACCTACAAAATTTCACCAgtgagctccaggagagcttgTACTATATTGATGACACCTGGTGGCGCCGCAATGTCACCTGGGATTATGATGACCCTCCCACTTCcgataatgatgatgatgatgatgactcTTCCACCTATGATGGTGATGACCCCCCTACCTCCCTGAGCCAGGCCCTGGCTGCCTATGAGAGCACCCCATGGACGCGCTGCAAACGTGTGGCAATGGAGGCCAGTAAATGGCAGTGGTCAGTGTCTGTGCTTGTGGACAGGTGGGCCGAGCTGGTTGGGAAGGCCTCCAAGCTCCGCAAAGCCTGCAGGAATTTGGCCACCAAGGCAGCCGACAGGGCAGCCACCGCCACCAGCcgggccagggagctgcaggccaTGGCTGCCCATTAtgggacagctcaggaaaacatggtggagctggctcaggccctgggcggGGAGGAGGGGGCTGAGGTGGTGGCCGGGCATGAATcctgggtgaggagagaggcCAGGGTGGCTGCCAGCAAGGCAACAAGGGCCACCATGGTGAGACAGCGGCTGGaggtggccctggggctgctggagcgctTGGTGGCCGCGTGTGACGAAGCCACCGCATTCCTcgaggagctgcagcacagggttGGGGACATCAAGGCTGCCCTGAAGGGGATAAGTGAAGcatcccccaatgtccccaaagacTTGGTGGCCAAGGTGGCTGTGGCCGAGCGGCTGTGCGAGGCCAACGCCCGCCTGGCCAAGGATCACCTGCTGGGGGCACTTGATGACATCATCGCCTTCGATTGCCGTTTTCTCAGCCGCTTTGCTGATGACGTGGCCGAGCAGGTGGCCGAGCGGTGCCAGAGAGCCATCAAGGACATCCCAAGGCTCCTTCGATACCTGGATcatccccaaggtgtccccaaggtgtccccaatgacCATGGAGCTCCAAGAG ctgtccccggccctgctgcagccacaggtcaTTGTCGTGGCCATCGTGGGCGAGTTGCTGGCCACCCTGCCCAATCTGGATGGGGAGATGctgctggtgtccccagggtgcctGTACCAGGAACTGGAGGAATTCACCAGGGATCTCTGGGTCACCCTGTACCACACTGATGCCACCTGGTGTTGCCGCAATGTCACCTCCAATGATGATGACCGTCTCACCTCCCTGAGCCAGGCCCTGGCTGCCTACAAGAGCATCCCATGGACCACCTGGGATGATGTGATAATGGTGGCCAGCAAGTGGCAGCGATCGATGGATGAGCCAGTGAACAGCTGGGCCGAGCTGGCCAGGAAGGCCACCAAGCTCCGCAACACCTGGAAGGAGGTGGTCACTGATGCGGCTGACAGGGCGGCCTTCTACACCGCCCGGGCCAGGGCCCTACAGGACGAGGCTGCCCGTTAtgggacagctcaggaaaaTATTGTAGAGCTGGGtcaggccctgggcagggaggagggggccAAGGTGGTGGCCGGGTATGAAGCTTGGGTGAGGAGGGAGATCAAGGTGTCTGCCAGCCAGGCAACAAGGGCCACCATGGAGAGACAGCAGGcaggggtggccctggggctgctggagcgctTGGTGGCCGCATGTGACGAAGCCACCGCGTTCCCCCGGGAGCTGCAGCGCCTGGTCAGGGACATCGAGGCCGCCCTGAAGGAGACAAATGAGGCGTCTCCTGATGTCCCCGAGGACATGGTGGCCAAGGTGGCCGACGCCGAGCGGCTGTGGGAGGCCAACGCCTGCCTGGCCAATGATCACCTGGCAGAGACAGTTCGAGACATCATCAAGTTCTTGTTCCCTGGTGGTCCTGCCAGCCTCAGTGCCCATGAGGTGGCTGAGCGGTGCCAAAGAGCCATCGAGGACATCCCGAGGCTCCTTCAACCCCtggagtgtccccaaggtgtccccaaggagTCCCCAGTGACCATGGAGCTCCAAGAG gtgtcccctccccagctgtccccggcCCTTCTGCAGCCACAGGTCACTGTCGTGGCCATCCTGGGTGAGCTGCTGGCCACCCTGCCCAGTGAGGACGAGATTAATCTGCTGTTCATGTGTCCAAGTGACTTTTACAGGGACCTGAAGGTCCTCACCTgggagctccaggacacccggcACTGCATTGAAGACTGGAGGCACCGCACTGTCACCTGGGATGATGATGACCCTGTCACCTCCCTTAGCCAGGCCCTGGCTGCCTGGGAGAGCACCCCAGGGACGTCCCAGAAGCGTTTGACAGTGGCAGCCAGGAATTGGCAGGGGTTGGTAAATGCACTTGTGaacagctgggccaggctggccagggcagccaccaaACTCCCCAATGCCTGCAGGGATTTGGCCACCAAGGCGGCTGACAGGGCAGCCACTGCCACCGCCcgggccagggagctgcaggacgcGGCTGCCCATTAtgggacagctcaggaaaaCATGGTGGAGCTGGTTAAGGCCTTGGGTGGGGAGGAGGGGGCCGAGGTGGTGGCCGGGCATGAAGCCCAGGTGTGGAGAGAGGCCAGGGTGGCTGCCAGCGAGGCGAGAAGGGCCATCATGGTGAGACAGCAGCTGGAggcgtccctggggctgctggagagcTTGGGGGCCGCGTGTGACGAAGCCTCTGCGTTCCCCCGGGAGCTGCAGCGCCTGCTGAAGGCCATCAAGGCTGCCCTGAAGGGGACAAATGAGGCGTCCCCCAAAGTCTCTGAGGACTTGGTGGCCAAGGTGGCCGTGgctgagcagctgtgggaggccaACGCCCGCCTGGCCAAGGATCACCTGGAGGGGGCACTTCAAGGCAGCGTTGATTTCTATTTCAATGGTGATGGACCCACCAGCCCCAGTGCCTGTGGGGTGGCCGAGCAGTGCCAAAGAGCCATGGAATACATCGCAAGGCTCCTTCGAcccccagagcatccccagagtgtccccaaggtgtccccagtgagCATGGAGCTCCAAGag CTGTCTccggccctgctgcagccagaggtcaCTGCCGTGGCCATCCTGGGTGAGCTGCTGGCCAGTCTGCCCAGGTGGGATGAGGAGATGAATCTGCACGTCCCAAAGTGCCTGTATTGGGACCTGAAGAATTTCACCAGCCACCTTTGCTTCACCCTGTACTGCACTGATAACACCTGGTGGCGCCACAGTGTCACCTCTGGTGATGATGACCCTGTCACCTCCCTCAGCCGGGCCCTGGCTGCCTGTGAGAGCACCCGAGGGACCACCTGGGACAATGTGATAAAGGCGGCCAGCAAGTGGCAGCGGTCAGTGTCTATGCATGTGAACAGATGGGCTGAGCTGGCCAGGACAGCCACCAAGCTTCGAAACGCCTGCAGGGAGGTGGTCACTGAGGCGGCCGATAGGGAGGCCTCAGCCAGGGCCTGGGCGAGGGACTTGCAGGCCTTGGCTGCCCGTGATGGGACAGTTCAGGAAAACATGGTGGAACTGGGTGAGGCCCTGGTCAGGGAGGAGGGGGCCAAGGTGGAGGACAGGTATGAAACCCAGGTGAGGAGAGAGGCCAGGGTGGCTGCCAGAGAGGCAACAAGGGCCACCATGGAGAGACAGCAGGCAGAGgcggccctggggctgctggagcactTGGTGGCTGCGTGTGACGAAGCCACCGCGttcccccaggagctgcagcgcCTGCTCTGGGACACCAAGGCCGCCCTGAAGGGGAGAAGTGAAGcatcccccaatgtccccgacGACTTGGTGGCCAAGGTGGCCATGGCCGAGCAGGTGTGGGAGGCCAAGAGGCACCTGGCCAAGGATCACCTGCTGAGGGCAGTTCCAGGCACCAGCAAGTTCTATTTCACTGGtggtcctgccagccccagtgcctgTGAGGTGGCTGAGCGGTGCCAAAGAGCCATCGAGGACATCCCAAGGCTCCTTCGCcccccagagcatccccagaGCGTCCCCAATGTATCCCCAGTGAGCATGGAGCTCCAAGAG ACAtccctttcccagctgctggaggctctGGTATCCGTGGTGGCCACCCTGGGCAAGGTGACAGCCACCGTGACCGGGCCACACCGGGGCGTGCGGCGCTGTGTGCCCCCAAAGTTGCTGCACGCAGCCCTGAGGATCTTCACCTGGAGCCTCCGTAAGGCCCTGGaacaccccagtgtcacctccctgggccAGGCCCTGGCCACCCTTGGGGCCACCCCAGGGGCCACCTGGGCCGATGTGAGAGCTGCGGGCAGCGCCTGGCGGGAGTTGGTGTCTGCGTGTGAGGAGAGATGGAAACAGCTGGTCGAGGAGATCACCAAGCTCCGTGATGCCTGCGAGGACGCGGCCCTCGCCTGGGCCAGGGACCAGCAGGACAAGGCCACCCGcagggggacagctggggacaacctggcagccacagcccagcagctcatGGTGGCCCTGGACAGGGATGAGGAGGCCTCAGTGGGGGCCACACGTGATGCCCAGGTGGCAATGGCCACCAATGAGGCCATGGGAGAGGCTGTGGTGGCCTCCAGGCGGGCGAGGGCAGCCATCAGGAGGAGACATTGGGCAGAGGTGGCCCTGGAGCCGCTGCAGCGCTTGGTGGATGCGTGTGACAAAGGCACTGAGTTTATCAGTTAcatgcagtgccagctcagggaTATtgaggctgccctggaggggaCAAAGGAGGcgtcccccaatgtccctgagGACTTGGTGGCCAaagtggccaaggctgagcagctgtgggaggccaGTGCCTGCCTGTTCAAGCATCACctgctggggacacttggggacatccATGACCTCCTCTTGAGTCCCTATGGTGGCCGTGGTGGCCCTGATGGCCCCGGCAGCCACGCGGTGACCAAGCAGTGCCAAAAAGCTATCGAGGACATCCCAAAGCTGCTTCAGGACAGTGACATCACCACTGCAATGTCATCGTCACAgtga